The sequence GGTGCAGAATGAGCGAGATTTTTTGGGTTTTGTGATGTGCGAGGTGGATTTTGGgaagtgccacattcgtTTGGCGCGCGACGAGGTTGCACGTGGCGACATGTGGCAGGGTCCTTTCGCTGCGTGCATGATGGTGTACATGTGTATATGCAAATTGAGTCGTGGGCGGGCTGCATGTATGCATGGCCGTATATATGAAAAGGCAGCGGTGAGCTCGCAGCATATGGTGACGCAGGCACAAAAGTGAGCATCACACGTAGACGATAAAGAGTGAAAACGACGCTGCTCCCGGTGCAGAAAGGAGAGCGAACTTCAAAACGGTTGGTTATGGTCGGTTACACGGATGCGCCATGATTGCGATACCGTTAACGAAAACATCCTAACAGTTGAGCATCCACCTAGCAAAGACATCTGTTCATCTCCGCTTCAGGTTAAGACTCAAGCTCGACTCACTGAAACCCGACTTTCACCTTGAACCATCCTCTCTGCAAAAAAGGATCTCCCCGGGGCGAGTCGAACGCCCGACTTTCAGATCAGCAACTTTAGGTATGCTAATTACAGTCTGACGCTCTAAACCACACTAAACTACGGAGAGGGCGTCGGATTTCGCTTTTACAGCTGAAATATTATCATACTTTAGCTGTAAAAGGACCTTATTGAGAGACGAGGTTGAGCTGTGAGGAACGAGGATGAGGCAGAAGCAGATATCCTGCTGCTAAGCCCAGATTGCTATGGCATTACTCTGTAAGAAGGCTGCAAGCTTGGCATTACTGTATCACTCCACAAATGACTGGTCCAGACAATTTCCGTTCCTTCCAGTGGTATGCAGTATGTCCAGTCCATCCTTATGCATCCCTACTCCTCTTCAAAGTACAATACACATATGTCACGTCTCCGTATGTGCAGGCATACGCTGCAGTAGATCCCTGCCGCACCAGCTGTCACTGCTTTACGGCACAAAGTATATTACCCTATATGTCACCGAACGTACTTTTGTTTTCGTGTTTCGGTTACGCGTTTTTTGTTGTCATGTTCAGTCAATCATTTACTACCAGCATGTGTTTACACGTCTATCAAACGTCTGTCAAATCAAACTTTGCTGTTACATTGCTTGTACACATCGTTTAATCTTTGCGCTCGGTAACATACTCTGCAAGTCACACTGTAAGACAAGAGCACTGGTCGATGAGATAGATTACACTCATTGCCCTAGTGGAACAACGCCTTCCCACCGCAACTCCTCTTCTTACGCATATACAGCTATCGCACCAAACCCTGCAAGATGTTCAAGACTCGTGCACCTACATTACCTCCCGAGACAGACTACACCAAGCAGCTTCGTGAAACCTCCTTCTACCGATATGGCCATCTACGTTCTCTCGGGCTGACTGGCGAAGTCACAGCTTTGGCCGTTGATCCAATCCTCTCCTTGATTGGTGTAGGAACTTCATCAGGTCTAGTCCATGTATACGGTCAAGCATCTTTCCAATTCTCTCTCCCTGTATCAACtgtatcatcttcaggtcCAGCAGCTTCGATCAAATTCTTATTTTTCCATCCTGGTCATCATAGGTTGATAATCATCGATAACGGCAATACACTCCATACTTTCTCATTACAGCATATGACCGATCACCCAAATCCTCTTACTCATCCTCCTTTACCACTCAAGGAAATCAGCTATACTCTATGGGGCACCGTCACAAGTGTTGATCAACCATCACCCAGCCATACCCATCTGTTCTTCACTATAAAAGATGGAACAACGTTAACGTGGGATTTGAGCAGACGGGGATTGGGTAATTGGAAGATTGGGAATTGTTGGGGTGACTACGAAGCGAGAATGATCAGAAGTGGTATACCTGGCAGAAGGAAGACCTTAGGAGGGTGAGTAAGATGCTCGTTACAGTTGATATATTGTTTGACGACAATAGGAACCCATTTTCCTCTGCTGACGACATCACGTTAGACCCATGGCCACTTGTATAGCAATGAATCCAAGAGACCTAAATATCCTCTTGATCGGATACGAAGGAGGAGTTGTCGCTTGGGACATGCAGAAGAATGTCGTTGCGAAAACATTCGAAATGACTTTACCACCCGGAGCACCGGGAGGAGGATCGTACCAGGATGCTGATGGGTCACTATGGACCGAACGTACACCATCGGTCACATCAATAGCATGGAGACCCGATGGGTTGGTATTCGCCGTTGGTCACGCCGATGGCTGTATAACATTCTGGGCATATTCAGAATCAGACAAACCTCTCATGGTCCGCACGATCACCCACGAAGACGTTAACGTCACAGATGCCGAATCACTATTCGACGCTGGAGCGCTGGACAATCAGCTACGAAAAGTAGAGATCAATGCAGAAGGAAACGAAGTTCCGACTGCTGTAGCGGCAAACAGAGAACCTATCTTCAAGCTATCGTGGGCTGGTTTCCCTGATCAATTAAGTTTGAAAACTCAGATTGCAGCTCAAGGTGCCGATCCAACACTTGAACCTATATCAAACGCTACGGTAGAATACGCTGAAAGAGGCGAAACGTTAATGTTGATCTTAGGAGGACAAAGCCCAGGCGAAAAACCAGGAGTCAACATACTTCAATTTCCTGGATATAAACCACCACTTTTAAGAAGAGGTACAACACCCCAAACACCTTCTGAAAGTATGCCATTACAAGAAAGATACGCATATCGGGATTCTTTAGCTCCAACTGGGAGTTCAAACTATCTTACGAAAACACCTCCCGAGGATTTCATACTTGTTCCTCGATCTAGTCCATTTTTCGGTTTAAGCCACGATCCAATCGCAATCATCATCTCGCTCATCCCAGATTTAACTCTTCCTGTAGTCAATCAACCTACCGCGCAAAGAGGAATAGAAGCTTGGGTGTTCCCTCCACCTAGATCAACTGTGATCCCACCCTCCCCTGGCAGGAAAAACTTTGTCCAGcctggtgaaggtgagaagatAGTAGCAATGACTCCCGCACCAACACTTGCAGCACCTTCAACACCCAGAAGTGGaagtttctcttctccaGGATGGAGACTACCGTGGACTTCTGGAGCTTCACCCATTCCATCACCCACTCTTAGTATACCCACTCCTGATTCAGTGTATGGCACGAAACCTCAAAGACGTAAAGCCAGAAGACAGCTTCGAATTCCTTCATCACTATGGAGCGGTGGATTGAGTGTATTGGGTTGTGAGATGTACGCCCTTCCCACACCGACGTTCAAGCGATTGATCAGCTACGCCATTGAGAATCTTGGACACGAAGATATACCGAGACTCCCATTAGTTGGAGGCATGGCTGTTCCTGATTTACAATCGCATGGAGCACCAGACGTCAAGGTTGCCAAGCTTGAAAGTTACAGAATTTTCATTACTTCGCATGCAGATTGCACCATTCGATTTTGGGATGCTTCACCTCATCTACTCTTACTGCCTACTCCACTTCGATTTGAGTATCCAGGTCCATTACCTCActtgaccatttccattgggGATTATCTCAAACACCCTGACGTGGCTCATCTACCTCTTGCGCAATTATGGGTTAACGATAGATCTAAAGTCCGAATCAAATCTGTTCACCTAGCcaaagaagctttagaaTGTGTAATCACTTTCCATACAGGAGAAATCATCGTCACTAAATTTGGTGAAGCCAAAGGATCAGCAGGTagacaaggtgaagatgaaatcgaagaattggatgaaaatggtgaaaaTCATGATTCAGGTTATTTCCCTTCGATGGGCAGTCAATCTCATGGTGTAGATTCAGGAAATGGATGGACGGAAGAAGTCTTAGAGCTTGGACATTTGGCGAAATACAAATCAGATGGATTCAAACCTGTCGCTATATTTTCAATGAAACGAGGCGAGCCTATCTCTGTGGCTGTTTCTGATATTGGTAAGTATGGTCACAACGTTGATGCGTTTCTTTCACCTCCCCTATTTGCTGATATTTTATCGATGCGAACAGGTTTCATCGCTGTTGCTTTTGCATCCAAATCTGTCGCAATCATAGACATGCGTGGACCCGACGTCATCCTCCGAGAAGGATTCAACGAAGACGGTGaaaatatgaagaagaagaagaaaaaggggaATGTCCAGAATGTGCTGGGCGAAAACTCAATGGTAGGAGCGATGAAATGGGTTGTTTCTGGTATGGGAGCGGGTGAGTACTGTATTAGGCCGGAACAGAATTTGCAGTAACTAAGCATGTTACGTGACCAGATCTGATCAATCGACCGAGACTCATCGTGTCGTACGGCAAAGGGTGAGCGGAATGCATGTCTTGTTGCGATCCTTGCTGACTCCGACATGACCCACATAGAATGACCAAAATCTACGTCCTAATCAACGTATTAGGCGAATGGGTAGTGGAGAACAAACCACCAACGTTCACGAACGAATCCCTTGCCGGACCCATAGCTTCATTCGTCTTGGACCCAATCACGGGAAACGAATTGTTACCGTCATCAGAATCGCTTCAAGCGGCAATGAGGGATCAGCAAGTTCCTGAACatggaaagggaaaggaagttCCCGTCCATTGTTTATGGATAGCCGCATCCAAGAAGAGTATACGATGTGCTATAAATTTCAACGGCGAACGCATTGCTAAAgtagaattggatgatgaagagttgAGTGACGTATTCTATATTACTAGGCACGGTAAGTCATATCATATCTCATGAGGAGTGGTTGAGACTGATGAATGAATGCGCAGGTCAAAGAGTATTGGTAGCTGTCACGAATACTGGAACAGCTCATTTCTACTCCGTTCCATTTTTAGAATACATAACTCGTCTCGATCTGTTCCACGGCACTGATGGGTGAGTTATTCGTTATTCGTATAGGGTAATTTGTTGAAGTTCATGCAACCCTTTTACAGCCATTCAGCCGGTAGACTTTCCGTGGACGACCGATCGGGCGATTTCATCGAGTATTCTGGTCCATTAGACATCAACCTTCGTACATTTTTCCATTTTAGAAAACCTTTACCCCCTCGTCTAGACCCCTGTTCTGTCAAACGTGCTGTCCCTGTACAGCCTATTCCACTGAATGCCGGTTCTATGGTAGGAGGCTGGATTTGGGGAGGTGCACCTCTGACCGGAGCTCAACTGGATAGTCTCAGTGAGTCTTGATATAGAACCAGGAATATGTCAGCCTGTTATGATGGTGTGACAGTAAAGCTGACAGTGCCATTTATAGTCGCCGGACCTACGAGACCAGCTGCACCCAAAGtaccgccaccacctccaaaACCGTTAGTGACGTGGGGCAAACCACCTGAAGAACCTGAGAAAACCACTTTAACAGCTTCCACTGGAGCAATGCCAAATAGAACGGCCGTACAGAAGCAAAAAGCTCCGACTAGAGACACTAGGGAAAGAACTGACGTGTGAGTGTTTCAGATTTTATTTGAAACAAAGATGAACAGgaattgatatcaatttTGGCTCAGATACTCCGAAATGAGTGATGCAGCGTATCTTAGAGGGAATTATCTAGATGGGTTGAATGATTCTCTGAACACCGTATCAGCTAGTGCGACGAACTATCTGAGTCAGGCCAGGAATACGGCTGTAAGTGTCCGGGATTCGTAATTTAATTTGAGTCGATGCAGACAACTGATTGCTGACGACTGCATGTGATGACAGATGAAGGAAGCTGCGAAAAGTACGGCGAAAGGTGTGTTTGGTAAGCTGCTCTGATCGTTACAATACCGTTCTACGCTGTACACAAATCTTGATACTTGCTTTCTTGTTGTATATGTATTTCTCTGTCCATTGCGTTTTTGACGAATTTGGGTTTTATGCTTCTTCTTGGCATGTGAAAACAAGCATGTGAATGTGCTGAGCCTCACAAGCATGTATGCATATGAAATATAAGGTTGGTTCTCCCATTCCGAACATGTCCGATGGGGTGTGAGTCGTGAACCAGGTACGAGATTAGTATACGTATGGTATGgtgtgaagaagtgattttcaCATGCATAAAACACCAGGAAAACCTCTTTTGTGGGAACTTGTCCGGTTAATACCTTTCTACGGTGTCACTGCGATAATTATACATTTACTACCTCCTAACCCACCACCTTTCATATATTTCAGCCATACATCCcaattcattccattctcAAACTCATCTCCACACTCAACAGACTCAACTTATGAGCGACTCTGTCAGATGCTCAATATCATTTTGATAGCCAATTTTAACATCTACTCATGTTAGATTATCTGAGTATACAATTACCTGGTCCACTTGCTTATGTGAGTTTTCTCTAGTCCTTTAGTCCTGATTCAGAACCAGAGCGAGATAAGATCGTTTGTCAAGTTACGAAAAGAACGTCCTCTTATTCGTGAACAATTGGGATACGGCCGTCTAGACGAGCGGAAAGATTATAACTGACATGTTGGCTCCTTCGTAGTTCCCCTTTATCTGTCGATTAATAGCATTCTTACTCTTCGCCCCTGTCGGTCTTTGTATCATACTTGACGTTATAGCGTACGGTGAGTGTATTACATATGTTTCCATCTCTGTTTCGGTACATCCACATTTCGGAACTGAGGATCTTTCTATCACTACTTTTACACATAAAGATGCGTGTTTCTCAATATGAAATTCATCCCTCCTCATCATGACGAATACGCTTGTTACGATGACCTGCGGGTGGAGTGAATAGCCCGAAGGTCATACTTGCTTAAAACGGCGATTGAAATCTCATCTAAGTCAATgctcatctctttccttcttgtaCACATTATAGGCATCGCTCGTACACTTCATCTATCAATCACTCAACGTAGAGTACCCAGATCTCCACCCGTCATATCCAAAGAAATCCTCACAAACGACTTGATATCTTCCGCAGAagtatcagaagaagaatccgtCTCAGATAACtgaacatcatcaacaaacaatCCCAAAGACCACATCACCCAACTCTATAACCAATAACAATATGTCAGGCATCATTCCAATCACACTCGTTGGTGCAACCGGTCTTACTGGTACTGAAGCACTCAAATCTATCTTATCCTCCTCACATCCTTTCAACCTTACAGTCTTGACTCGTCGATCATTGCCCCAAAccccaccttcttcaaactCGCAAACTTCGCTCAACACTAGACTTTATACCAATCTCTTCGACGCTCCAACCGATGGGCAGAAGATCGCTGAGCAAGGTGGCATCTATGTGTCATGCTTGGGAACAACAAGAGCTACTGCTGGAGGTACCGCCAATCAAGAAAAGGTCGATTTGGACTTGAACAGGGATTTGGcaaagaaagcgaaagaggACGGTGCTGAAACAGTGAGTATGGCATCTATCACTCAGGCAGGGTACAAGCTACGGATGAAACAGACACTGATCCCCGTATGGTACCATACTAGATGATCCTTGTTTCATCCGGTGGAGCTGATCATACTTCCCGTTTCTTCTATATGAGAATCAAAGgtcaattagaagaagatattaAAGCTATGGGATTCAAGAAGGTCATCATTCTTAGACCAGGTGCACTTCTTGGAGAGAGGTGAATATGATTCTCATTCTTCCATATCATTTTTTATGACTTCTATTCGCTCCTTGATCGGCTTAGTGCTGATTCCGCTAACAACAATCTTGTATCCGTAGAACCGAGAACCGAACTGGAGAATGGCTCATGCAAGGTGCTTTCAAGGGACTCAAGAAGATTGGTATGAATTACAACATGTCTACTTATGCGGATGAGTGAGTGTACCACCCCAATTCTATGCCTCATGTCTATCTCGTAGTTCAATACCACCAGATAGAACTCAATTCGGGAATAAGTTGTTGACGGCGTGTGTCATTCTTAGTGTTGGAGCATGTATCGCACAGCTCGCAGCCAATCCACCTAGCGAGAATGTCCTCACCTTGACCGACGATAAAATTGTTTCTTACGCCAAGCAATTCAAACaatccaattcttcatcGACGATTTAGATGTTCATTTCCTTTTGACACAGGTACGACACACGGAATCCCTTTTGGATAATCGATTATGAATGCCAGGCTAGACTTCCATATCGCGTTAAGCTGTTCACAActcttttctatctttctcgtatcgtcttctttcttcctcctttctttttttccgAAATGACTTTCATTTCTTTTAACTGAACTCTGGTTTTGATACATAGATGGTTGTCTGTTTTCGTTGTGATATAATTGATTCATgcttatatatatatatgttttCACCTTTCGTCACATCATTTCTTCGATTGGAAGAGTCATGAATGAACGAAATTATGCATTTTGTTGTATGTCCTTTCTGTTCCTTACCTGATAAGCCAGACCACGATCTTCTCGAGTCAAGAGAATTGGATCTAGGATCAACTTACAACTATATTCAGGCAGACGAATCGCTCAGATCAGGCAGGATGAGAGGGATTCAAGAAGTTCTTCTGACCTGAACATTCTCCCATTATCGCCCCGTCCATTCCGATATTAGTAAATGTAGAAATTTACTTGAGTGAAACACATAAGTTGAATAATGGGAATGTATATGCATTTAAGATCTATCTAATTATTCTTCATTTCTACAATACATCACCCAAACTCAATCACGAAATCATCGTTTTTTATTTCTTATCCTGAAAAGGGAGTCAGTCATATAATCAACTGTATACcgtttcattcttctcctgtGGAAGTGTGATGATCTAATCCTAATCTACCCTTATTGAAGAGTATAATCGTCTTATAGCGAAATAAGTTGCAATGTATCCTATTGATCCTCCAACCAAGAAATCAAGtaaagagaagaggaatcTATGTTGTTTTGGAAGAGGCAAATTAGCGCAAAACCGAAAACGAGGTATATCTTCTTagaacaaagggaaagggtAACACTCACAGGTAGCCAAAGTACAAAACCATACTCGTGAAGCTATCCAAACTTAATCTACTTGCCCAATACCAAACTCCATAAGCGAATAACCAAAAGGCGGAACCACCTCCGATCATAAAACTCCTCCAATGCCATCTATATTCTTCTGCACACAAAACGAAATAAACGAATAATACTGTTACTGTTGCAGTAGTCAAAACCACCACTATAAAGGTTAAGAATAGGAAACCAAAAGCATAATATGCTCTGTTACCAAATAAACTTGATAAAACGAAATATAATTCAACGAAAGCGGCACCGAAAGGAAGTATTCCGCCTAATATAGCAGCTTGAACCGTTTTTAGATACCATGGTTTAGGTGGTATTTGCCGAGGAATACTTGACACTCGAACTGGATTCTCAAATGCTCCATGTTTCATTCCCCAAAAGTATCCGGCAACGCTCAATGGAGCAGATATCAAAAACCATAACAACAATATCGCAAGTATTGTTCCGAATGGCACTGCGCCAGAGGCAGAAGCGAAAACCAAGAATAAATTGAGTAAACCTATTATTGAGAATATGACAGTCGGAAATAAGATTGTTGTTAAAACCAAATTCTGTTTCCATAGATCTCCACCTAGTGTAGCGTATGTTCTCGAACTTGCGTAACCGGATACACATCCGAATAATGTCCAACAGATCAACAAGACAGTTGCTAATGAACCTCTATTTGATGGTGACAGGAAACCGAATAAAGCGAATACGAGCGTTACGATACACATCATTACGAGGTGTGAACCGTTTCCGACCATCACAGATAAGAGCATCGGTCTTGAGGGTAATCTGAATACTTCTCCATGTACTAATTTCCATCCataatcttcttgaacaTCTTCAGATAAATCAATAGCGTtatatcttgatatatctttTGATATCGTTCTATACAATACCATTGCGACCATAAAGACCAAGAAACCAACGATGACCAGAGAATTGACCAAAGAGAACCAATGAATCTTGGGATCAAACACATGTAAATAAGCATCCCATCTTAATCCCCAAGGGATATCGGAAGGTATGAATGAAACCGAATATGAGTAATAAAATTCATTATTGGTAGCTTCGGATAAATGGAAAGGTTGACTGGCGAAACAATCTGGTTCTCTTGAACCTGATACCATTGAATTAACAGTTCTTGGATAGACTAATACACCCACAACTCTGAAATGTCTTGAATCTCTTGCGTGATATTGTATATAAATATCGTAATGATTATTCAAAGCTGGTAAATCAGGTATagtctcatcatcacccaaaTTGAATCCTTGGGCATCTAAAAAGATCTCGCCTGTCTTcgaatctctcttcatctcaGAGGAAGGCAATCCATCTATAATGAAATTCAGTCCATAATCTTCTTTTATtctatcattgatgaatttAGCATCTTCTTTAGGTACACTAGATTGACATAGCATCTGACAAGTGGAGTTTTGCATCATGGAGATTTCATATGGTGAAGTTAAGATTCTGTCTCCAAACAAGATTGATCCTAACGATTCAGATTGTTTGACTGGTCCTCCGGGTGGTTGACAGAAATGAAATCTCGGATCATAGTAATCGTGAGATATCAATGAATGGAGTTTAGAGTTGAGCATGGGGGTTAGGGTGTTAACGAAAACATCTATTTTTTCACCTTGAAGGTAATCTCGAGGTGCTGTACCAGGCAGGTAGAATGCGGAGGCGAGAGGGAGGGCGAGGAGGGGAAGGAAGGCAGAGAGGATCATTATGAGCGAAGCGAATCAACTAGGTTGAGCGAGGAAGAGGGCGATGAACGTAGTTCTAGTCTTCCACGCCTGGCGTCACTTGAGGTCTTGATCACGCGAGTCGATGTGTATCGATGTGATATATCTTGGTACTTTTCTGCTTCGTCGTATGTGACGCTACTAGTGAAGACAAAAAGAGAGACCTCCAGAGGGGTGAAATATAAAAGTCAGACTGTGGATTGAAATATAGGTTCGTAGTCGCGACGAGACAAAGCTGGCGGCTTACTTCCCCATTGTAATTACGTAATCATCGATAGAAGAGAGTGGAGGGGGTGTATGTTGATGTTTTAATTGTGCTTtcgaaaagagaaagatacaTTCCACTTCTGACATCTTTGGGAAAGTACAACCTCAATTTAAACAGATACGAAACAAAGCACAGCAGCTAGCAAGCGTAAAGCGATGGTGAGCTTAGCAATACAGACGACACAGAACATCGTAGCTAATGCTTCACGTAGTCAGTAACATTACACACCACTCATGGGGATATCAAGGTATGTCAATGTTACCCCCTCCTCTGTCCCAGCTAGAGCTGGGAGACTGACGGTAGATGTATTGCCACAGATGGAGATATTTTGTGAATCAGTGCCTCGTGCGGCAGAGGTATGTGTGACCTTCCTGCTCCACTTTGCGATCATCCAACATGAATCCGGCTACGTGTAATGAAAGCTTAACATGTGATTCGCCAATAGAATTTCTTAGCACTGTCTGCATCAGGAGCATACGATAATACTCTGTTCCATCGAAATATAAAAGGATTCATGATACAAGGTGGTGACCCATCGGGAACTGGAAAAGGTGGTCAGAGTATATATGGAACTCCGTTCAACGATGAGATCAGACAGACTTTGCGGGTGAGTTGACCAGTTTTTTCCCTTTACCGTGTGACGGGACATGATATCCTCACTCCTTGGGATGGAGAGAATACATGCTGATAGCTGAGCTGTTGCTGGCTCAGTTCAATAATAGAGGGATAGTGGCCATGGCGAATGGAGGTCCAGATACGAACAAATCGCAAGTGAGTGTCATTCGCAATCCCTCATTTCAAAATCGTATTCTTCATGGTCGAGCGGAGAATATGTGGCCAAGAGGCACACCAGCAGTACATTGAGCCAATTTGTCCGTTGCGTTCATTAGTTCTTCATAACGTATGGTAAGCAGCCTAGCTTAGATGGTAAATATACGATATTTGGCAAGTGAGTTGTAACTCTTTGGCTTTGCCAGATCTATCGTATGACAAGAGCAAAGCTGATACCGTTCTTCCCTCGTGATAGAGTCATAGATGGATTGGATACGACGCTAGATACAATGGAAAGAGTACCTGTGAACGCCAAGAATAGACCATTagcagaaatcaaattgaGCAGCATAACAATACATGCTAATCCAATCGCGGATCAGGTGAAGTAATCGTAAATAGGGGAAATAAATACCTAAGATgggagaaagatgagaaaaatcaagaagaccCATCGTACAGTGAACAAAGGCATAAACAGATGCAACAATACCGAAGCGCAGAATATGTCAATTACGGTCAACCATTGAGGATTATACATGCATGTAACATATATCAtacaatatatatacagGTTCGATTATGATCAATCGGTGATGATTGAACGATGGATTTAGCTATACCAAGCATTACCTGCCATCTGAGTTCTTATAGCGCTATAGTCCCGGTTAGGTATACTCGATTTGGTGATCTTGAAAATCCTTTTCGCATCCTACATCATACATCACAAGTGATTATAAGCTGCCTGCCTAGCCTGAGATGCAAAAGGAATTACTCACCTCCCAAGTCTTAAGATCAAGTTCGACTACAGCTTGATTCTTCACTATTACTTCGTCGAGTTCGGAATCATGGGCATCTGTGTCTCCTGAATGAGAGAACGATGTGAGGTCA comes from Kwoniella shivajii chromosome 9, complete sequence and encodes:
- a CDS encoding peptidyl-prolyl cis-trans isomerase-like 3, which encodes MSVTLHTTHGDIKMEIFCESVPRAAENFLALSASGAYDNTLFHRNIKGFMIQGGDPSGTGKGGQSIYGTPFNDEIRQTLRFNNRGIVAMANGGPDTNKSQFFITYGKQPSLDGKYTIFGKVIDGLDTTLDTMERVPVNAKNRPLAEIKLSSITIHANPIADQVK